The genomic segment GAAAATTAGCTTGATTTTCACAGCCGTGATTGTCGCAATGTTAATTTCCTTATTTATTTTCAACGCTTATATCACAAAAGTAATTTTAAAAGGAATTCGTCACTTACAAACAGCTGTACATAAAGTTTCGAGTGGAGACCTATCTTACCGAAGCACATACAATGGTAGAGATGAGTTAGGGGATATTACCAACGACCTTAACGAAATGAGCGAAAACCTGCGTTTAATGATAGAAGACGTGAAAAAAGCTTCCACTGATGTAAAATCTTCTAGCGATAACGTAATTATCAGTTCGGAAATTATTTCTGCTATGACAACAGAAATGGATATTGAAATGAAAATGATGGGCGAACAAATCCAAACGCAAATCGGTAGTATGAAAGAAAGTACCGAAGCAATGGATCAAATGACTGGCGGGGTTCAAAACGTGGCCGAGTATGCCTTGAAGGTTTCCGATTTAACGAAAGACTCTGCTGAAAAAACCAATGATGGAATTGCTGTTATCAATAATTTAGTATCACAAATGGATCGTATTAGTGGTGTAATGCGCTCAAGTACCGACGTCGTTTCCCAGTTAGTAAATCGGGTTGGCGAAGTGGAAAAAGCATTAGACACAGTTACGAATATCGCAGACCAAACGAATTTACTAGCACTAAATGCAGCCATCGAATCTGCACGTGCAGGTGAACATGGTCGAGGATTTGCTGTTGTAGCGGAAGAAGTTCGTAAATTAGCCGAACAATCACGCCTTGCTGTTGTTGATATTAATACAGTGCTGAAAAAAATTCAAACTGAATCGAAAACAACAATCGAAGTCATGAATAATGGACTTTCTGAATCCGAAGCAGGACAAAAAATTATTTCTGAAACAGAAGAGACATTCTCAGACCTTTTAAACCGAGTAAACGATATTTCCTTACAAATGCAAAATGTATCCCAAGAAACCGAAGAAATGGCTGCTGGAATTGAAGAAGTAAATACATCTATTAGCGATGTAACCGAAATTTCCAACCAAATCGGTGAAAAATCAACCGCTGCACTTGAATTTGCAGAAGTAAACAAAATGAAAGTAGACGAGTTAGTTGTAATCTCTGAAGAAATGCAAAAAATATCAGGTTCATTAGAAGGGTATGTAGCAAACTTTAACACAGAAGTAAGCGAAGAAGAAATCGAAGTGGCAAAAGAAACCGAGCCAAAAGATAGCGGAGAGCCAGTCCTAGCTGAGAACGTCTAGGAAATAGGTAATATGCGAATTTGGATAAAATCGCTACTTGTAATTACAGCATGTATTTTTAGCTTCACCCTTCTAAATACAAAATACAACTTTTATTCGCCTAGCGTGAAACTCGAAAGCGCCAAAGTAGTTTATAAAATTGATCAAGCACCTTTCGACGTTCGACTTGATGTACCACTTCTTAACCAAATGGACGCACCAGCACTTTTCAACGGATGTGAAGTCACAAGTTTGGCCATGCTGTTGCAATTTTCTGGTAAAAATGTAACTAAAAATCAACTCGCCCATGAACTGCCAACAACTCCAATTGAGCAAAACAGCCAATACGGAAATCCGGATAAAGCTTTTGTCGGAAGCATTAGTGGCGCGAATAGCCCAGGCCTTGGCGTGAATCATGCACCAATCGCCAAGCTAGCAACGAAATACATTGATAAAGCCCATGTTCATGATATTACCGGAAGCGAACTGAAAGATATAATTACTGTTCTTAGCACGGGTGCTCCTGTCTGGATTATCACAACAACAGATTATCAAGCACCAAAAAATTGGCAAACCGTCACAACGAAAGAGGGCAAAAAGAAAATTACTTATTCCATGCACAGTGTCGTCATTACCGGCTACGACAAAGAAAATTTCTACATCAACGACCCATACGGACATAAAAACCGTGCCGTGAAAAAAAGCATACTGGAAGAAGGCTGGACTGCAATGGGTAAGCAAGCTATTTATCTAAGTCACCCATAAAAAAAGACAGGAACATAAGTCTAGAATAATAGAAACCAGAAACGAAAATCGCGCAAATAGATTTTTGTTAGAACTTAATTTTTTGCGGTTTTGACCATGGAAACAATATTAATTGAAAAAATATTATGAGAAAGTCACTTAACCTATTAATAAGGCGAAACGTTGGGGGCAATACTTGAAGACTATTTTAGTTAATAGAATTATTGAGCAAAATATAGAAATAATCTCGACTAAAAGGTTGTTATTTTCATGTCCTATCGGGATAAAGATATAAAAAAAGGATTTGAGAATTTCCCTAGAAAAGAAATTCTCAAATCCTTTTTTCTATTTACTAATATTCATACCCAAGCCGCTTTTTAAATCTTTTTCTTAAGAAATAACACAATGGCTACTAAAACAAGAAAAACACCAACAACTATCGGCCAAATTGAAATTTTATCGCCTGTAGTTGGAAGAAGCGTGGCGCTAGCTGTATTCTGAACTGCTCGCACTGCCTCAAATTGGAAATAAGCATACCCAAGAGAAATAATCACGATAATACTAGAAATCATTTTTTTTGAAAAAACCATTCCGCACACTCCTTTTTGAATCTTAACTATATTATTAGTCATTTGGTATTTTTTGTCAATGTATAGACCAATTTCGGTTAAATGGCTTTGTATAATGCTTGACCTAGTATACATATTGTTGTAAAATGAATTTGTTTCCTTGAAAACGAATAAGGAGGATAGTATAACTGAATAGAAGCGCCAGAACTGGTTGGATCGAAATTACTTCCAAGGTGAAATTCCCAAGAAGTAAGCAATCAGTTGACGAGGAGGAGATTAATCGAAGTTTCGGCGGGAGTCTCCCGGCTGTGCATGCAGTCGTTAAGTCTTACTTACAAATCACTTGGGCGACCAGGTGGACAGAGTAGTAAAGAAACATGCGTTACACCCTCCAAGGAAACCCAAAAAATGAAGAGGGCTTGAAATTGGATAAGTCTGCCCTCAAGTTGATTATTGGAGGAATTTATTATGTGTGGAATCGTTGGATATATTGGAGAAAATAATGCAAAGAACATTTTACTAGAAGGACTTGAAAAATTAGAATATCGTGGCTATGATTCAGCCGGTATCGCTTTACAAAATAATGAAGTAGTCACAGTTGTTAAAGAAAAGGGCAGAATTGCGGACCTAGCAAGTTTGGTACCAACAGATGCATTTGGAACAACCGGAATTGGCCACACACGCTGGGCAACTCACGGTAAACCAAACCACGAAAACGCGCATCCGCACCAAAGCAAAACAGCTCGTTTTACAATCGTTCATAATGGCGTCATCGAAAATTACACCTTGCTAAAAGAAGAATATTTAAAAGATCATACATTCATCAGTGATACAGATACAGAGGTAATCGTTCAACTTATCGAACTCTTTGCGGAAAATCTTTCTACAAAAGAAGCATTTAAAAAAGCTTTATCGCTACTTCACGGTTCGTATGCAATTTGCTTAATTGATCAAGCCGACAGCGAAACTCTTTACGCAGCAAAAAACAAAAGTCCGCTATTAATTGGAAAAGGGAATGGTTTCAATGTAATCGCTAGTGACGCAATGGCTGTTTTAAAACAAACCGATCAATTTGTAGAAATTATGGATAAAGAATTAGTAATTTTGACAAAAGATGCTTTCCGTCTTGAAACACTAGAAGGTGAAGAAGTAGTTCGCGAAAGCTATACTGCTGAACTTGACGCATCTGATATCGAAAAAGGCACATATCCGCACTACATGTTAAAAGAAATAGATGAACAACCAGCTGTTACTCGAAAAATCATCCAAGCTTACCAAAATGAAGCTGGTGAAATCAATGTAAACCAAACCATTATTGATGAAATTTTAGCGTCTGATCGTATTCATATCATCGCCTGCGGAACGAGTTACCATGCGGGATTGGTTGGGAAAAATCTTATCGAAAAAATGGCTGAAATCCCAGTCGAAGTGCATGTTTCTAGTGAGTTCGGTTATAATTTACCATTAATGTCTAAAAAACCATTATTTATTTTTATCACCCAAAGTGGCGAAACTGCGGATAGCCGTCAATGCCTAGTGAAAGTTAAAGAACTTGGTTACCGGACTCTAACTTTGACGAACGTTCCTGGCTCTACACTTGACCGTGAAGCTGATCATTCGATGTATCTTTATGCAGGTCCAGAAATCGCAGTCGCTTCTACAAAAGCATATACAGCACAAATTTCTGTATTAGCTGTTTTAGCAGTATCGCTTGGACGTGCAATTGGAAATGAAGAAGCTAAAAAAATCAATCTAGCAGCTGAACTTGGAATTGTAGCAAATGCAATGGAAGCAATGGTTTCGAGTAAAGAAGTTATCGAACATATTGCTGGTGAATTCTTGGCAACTTCACGCAATGCCTTTTTCCTAGGTCGGAATATTGATTATTTCGTAGCGATGGAAGCCGCACTTAAATTAAAAGAAATCTCTTATATTCAAGCGGAAGGTTTTGCGAGCGGAGAACTAAAACATGGAACAATCGCGCTTATTGAAGACGGTACGCCAGTTTTAGCACTTATCACGCAAGAATCAATCAACTGGAATATTCGTGGTAATGTGAATGAAGTTTTAGCTCGTGGTGCAAATACTTGTATCTTCGCAATGGAAAATGTGGCTCAACCAGGTGACCGCTTCTTAATTCCACAAGTACATCCACTGTTAACTCCACTAGCAAGCGTTATCCCGTGTCAATTGCTCGCTTATTATGCAGCACTTCACCGTGATTGTGACGTGGATAAACCAAGAAACTTAGCGAAAAGTGTTACGGTAGAATAGAGTTTACAAGACCTTCTCCTATTTGGAGGGGGTCTTTTTAAATGCCAATCAATAAGTTTGCGCCACCCCCTTGTTTTGCTATAAACTAGATAGGAATGGGGGAAGTAAGCCAATGGAAGTATCACACGTAACGCTTGAACCAAATAAAGATAGCCGCCCAGCAGTCTTAACAATCGGCAAATTTGATGGAGTACATATCGGTCACCAAAAGATTTTAAATACAGCATTATCACTAAAAAAATCAGATGAAATATTAACAGCTATCAGTTTCAGTCCGCATCCACTTTGGGCTTTAAAACAAATTGAGATATATCGTGAAATGTTAACACCACGCATGGAAAAAGAACGTTGGCTTGCACATTTCGGCGTAGATTACCTTATTGAAACAGCCTTCACACCAAGATATGCAGAAACAACACCAGAACAATTTGTAACAAATCATTTGAGCAATTTAAACTTGTCTCATATTGTCGTTGGTTCTGAATTTAATTTTGGTAAAGGACGCGACTCTGATGTAGAATTGCTTCGGGACCTTTGTGCTCCCTATAACATCGGTGTCACATCCGTCCCAGTTATCGAAACAAATCAAACAAAAATTAGCTCTACTAATATTCGTGCTTTTATTCGGCGTGGTCATTTTCAAGAAGCAGAAGAGTTACTTGGACATCCTTGGTATATTTCTGGAATGGTTGAGAATGGCGAAATGATAGATCTAGACGATTACGTACTCCCAGCAACGGGTGAATACCAAACCGACACGGGATTAATAAAGATTACAAACCGCCGGACGATTAAAGTAGATTTACCAAACGGACTCCATCAAATACATATAAATAATAAACTTTCCTAGAAATAGGGAAGTTTTTCTTTACATTTTTAAATTTTAGTAATATACTAATTTAGTAAATTACTAAAATTTAAAAGGAGAAATCTAATGAAGATTCCAACTACCTTAAAACATAAACCAGTTATTGTTGTTGAAAATTACGAAGAAGTGGACGGGAAGAATGCTTACGACTCCGATGCTAAAGGACTTTCACTTGGACTCGCACAATGGAATGATCGTGGCAAAGTAGATATCTCTGCAAAAGTTTGGCGTCATACCGGCGATAAATGGTCCAGACAGTCCGAGGAATTACCACTGCATCGCGTACTTGATCTGGCTATCCTAATTGCTAGAACAAAAGTACATTTTAAAGATGCCTACCGTTTACCTGATTTTTATGATAAAGAAAATCCAACACTTGACCGAATTGGGATGCAAGGAGATGCAATGACCATTTCCGTTTGTGAAGAGAATGAATACATCAATGAAGATATTGCGCTATTTGAACAAGCATTAAAAAATGATGACGAGCTTCTTAGTGAACGCCTCCGCACACTTAGCAAACTTTTACAAGAAGCCGGCTATTAAGGACGTGAAATAAATTGAACAAAAATAACCGCAAAGAACTTATTCGGGCATACAAAGAAAAAGCGCCTGACGCAGGAGTATATCGCTTCATCAGCCGAGAAAGCGGGAAGTTTCTCATTGATAACACCATGGATTTAAAAGGAATCGCAAACAAGCTAGCTTTCGGAGTGAAAATTGGCGCCGGAAATATGCTTCCCCCTGAAATGGCAAAAGAAGCAAAACAATACGGAATTGAAACAATTGATTTTGAAATACTAGAAAAAGTAGACATCAAGCCTGAAATGACAAAAGAAGATATTAAAGAAGAAAATGATGTCCTTTTGAGCTTATGGTTGGAACGAGAAGACATTTGACGTAAGAAAATACTATCTAATTCGATAGTATTTTTTGTTATATAGGCAATTATTAGAAAAATACACAAAACATCTATTTTTCTGGAGTATGAATAATGTTATAATGAAATTTGAATATTTTAAAAGGGAGGTTTAAAAAAATGAATCCAAGAAAAACAGAATTTGTTTTGACTTTAATAGCAGGAATTACTGGTGTGATTGCAGGCTTTACAGGGATTATGGGCGGTGGACTTATGACTGCAGCACTTAGTTCTTCTGAATTGACTTCAGAAGCTGGTATATATGGTTCTGATGTAGACGCCATCGTTAGTGCTAGTGGGATAATGGTTGTTGTTGCTAGTTTTGCACTTATTATTGGAGTGGTATTATTTGTTTTTGCATTTCTAATTAAGAAAAATGCAAAAGTTTTCGGTATCTTAACGCTTATATTAGGCGTAGTCGGTTTCTTCTTAGTCGGTTTACTCTGGATTGTCCCAGGTATACTTGCAATTATCGCAGGTATTATGTGCTTAGCAAGAAAAGTACCAGACTTTTATTAAGCAATAAAACAAAGTAAAATGAAAAAACTGTGAGCCATTAAGCTTACAGTTTTTTTAATTGTCCCAGATAGGAAAAAACTACTAATTAAACCGTCGAATAATAGTATGATGACTTTTTAGACACATTATTATGTCAGACTAGTATTAGATTAGGAAAAAAATAAAAACTAAGTGATGTATTATAGATGGAGTAGAAACAAAGGAGTGAATGACTAATGTGGAAAAAAGTAGGATTAGTAATATTGAGTTTTTCATTATGTTTACCAACCGTTATAGCATCTGCTGAAGAACCGACTAAAACGCAAATGATAGTAAATGCAGAGAACTTTCCAGAAGGGAAGACATATGCCGAGTTTTTCCCAGATCAAAACTTAGCTATTAGAGTAGCTGCATTAAATGGAAAACAAACAACAGATATCGTCACGAAGACGGATTTAGATAGTATTACTGAACTTGATGTTACTTCTGCAGGGATTAGTAGTATTTCTGGCCTTGAATATATGGAAAATCTAACAGGAATTGATTTTACTTATTGTAGTGTTACGGATTTAACTCCATTAACAAATTTGACAAAATTAACTTATGTTGATTTTGACGGAAATAATAATATTGTAAATTTAGAGCCGTTAGCTGGTTTAACTAATTTAGAAACATTAAATTTAGGTGCTTTTGACGGGAATAGCGTGGTTGATATAAGCCCGTTAGCTAATCTAACAAACTTAAAAGCGCTTGATTTAGAAGGAAATAATATTGTTGATGTTAGCCCGCTCAGTGGACTTACTAACCTAGAAAGTTTAGATATTTATAATAACGAAATTAGTGACATTAGTGCTTTAAGTTCACTAACAAAGTTAAATTCACTTTTTATAGGTGCCAATACGATAAGCGATTTAACTCCTTTAACTTCCATGCAAAATTTGACAATACTGGAATCAAGGGGTAATGGTTTAGTGAATAAAGACTTAGAGATAATCAACTCTTTATCAAGTTTAAAAACACTAAGAATGCAAGATAATGACATCACTGACTTATCTTTTTTCAATACGTGTTCTTCTACTAGTTTGAACATGGTGGATTTTGGTGGTAATCATATAAGTGATATTCGACCAATAATGACTTACAGAAACGGCCATCGAAATTTGTCTACTTATGATGTCACTTCACAAGTGATTACTTTACCTACCATTGAAACTAAAGAAAATGCTATTACGATAGAAAATAAGATTTTTGATATAAATGGCAGTTTGCTAGCACCTAAGTCAATCGATAATAAAGGGACTTATACAGCACCGAATGTGACTTGGGGTAACTTAACTGCTAATCCAAGTAAAGTTTCTTACACATTTAATAATGGCGGAAGATTCTCTGGAACGGTAAATCAACCAATTAATTATTTGGCGCCTGAACTTACTTTTGATTCAGAGATAACGTATACCGTGAATACACTGAAAGATGAAGCAACATTTTTGTCAGATGTTTCCGCTGAGACAGATGATAATGCAGAAATTGACTCAAATTTCGAAAGTAAGGTAAGAATGAATACTGTTGGTGATTACAGTGTCTCTATTTGGAGTTCCAATACACATACAGATTCACAAGGAACAATAACCGTTCATGTTGTAGCAGCGCCAACATTACCGACCATCACGGCGGACCCAGAAATAACGTATGATGAGGGAACTGTAAAAAACGAAGCGGAATTTTTAAATGATGTATCTGCTACAACTGAAGAAGATGCAACAATAACAAGCGATTTTGACCAAGCTGTTAATTTAGACGTACCGGGAGATTATGAAGTAACGCTGACTTCAACAAATGCAGTGGGTTACGTAACAACGAAGGTTATTGTCCATGTGGTAGCCGTACCAGCTTTACCAACCATTACAGCGAATCCGGAAGTAACGTATGATGAGGAAACTGTAAAAACCGAAGCGGAATTTTTAAATGATGTATCTGCTACAACTGAAGAAGATGCAACAATAACAAGCGATTTTGACCAAGCTGTTAATTTAGATGTACCGGGAGATTATGAAGTAACGCTGACTTCAACAAATGCAGTGGGTTACGTAACAACGAAGGTTATTGTCCATGTAGTAGCCGTACCAGCCTTACCAACCATCACAGCAGACAAAGAAATAACATATGAAACAGGAACAGAGAAATCTGAAGCCCAATTTTTTAGTGATGTCTCTGCAAAAACGGAAGAAGATGCAGTGATAACAAGTGATTTTGATCAAGTAGTAAACTTGGACGTACCAGGTGATTATGAAGTGACACTTACTTCAACGAATGCCGCCGGATTAACATCAATGAAGGTCATTGTCCATGTAGTGGAAAACACCACACCAGTTGATCCTAAAACACCAGATGACCCAAAAACACCAGCTAATCCCAAAAAACCGGTAGATCCTTTAGAACCAGTCAATCCAGTGGACACCAAGAACCCAACATACTCTATAAATTCTGAGGGTTCCAAAACAACGAATAAAAAAGCTACTACTCAAGGTTCCGAAAAAACACTTCCGAAAACAGGTGATAGCTCCTCTTATTGGGTGTTGCTTGGATTATTATGTGTCGGCATCGCAGGTTTTACTTTGAATAAAAAACGTATTTAATTAAAAAACAGAAATTCTCTCTACTTTTTAAAGAGAATTTCTGTTTTTTTGTTTATATTTGCGATTATTTATCATGTATCGCGGGGGTTTTAATGATTAACTTAAATGTTCCTTTGTCACTTAATGCGGTGATACTTCCTGTTTTAGGTCGGGTAAATAGTGTGTCCATTATTTTTTGATTCAGTTCGCTTGTGGCATTAGCTACTTCGAGTAAAAATAATCCGCTCTGTTGCTTCAACCATCGTGAAATAAAGCTATCATAAGATCCAGTGCAGCTTGTTTAGTATTGGCTAGATTCTTAGCTAATATCGGTAGGAGAACATCTTTTTCAAAAGGCAGACTCTATAGCGCAACTTGCAAATCGGTTCGAAAGCTGGTGCTAGCAATCTGAAGTTTTTTTTCTGTCGTTACAAGCCAAGCAGAAACATCCGGACGTTCATTAAAGCCTAAATAAATAACTATTTTAAAACGGTTTTTTCAAATTTTATGGAGAAACTGTTTTTATTTGTCAAGCTTTTTTTGTAAAGCAAAGCATATATCTAGTTATATTTCCGGAGTTAGTTCACATGTTCTTCACAAAACGGAATAAAAAACTACTTAAAACCTACTGTTATTCGGCCGTAATATAGTATTATGAAAACACGAAATACAGAAATATCAGGAGGCAATCAAATGAAAAAAAGCTTTATCTTTCTTCTAATATTAGCTACTTGCTTTAGTTTTCACCTGAATACTAGCATGGCTTTTGATGGAGAAAATACCATATCAACTAATGAAAAAATAGATGTGGTAACAGAGGCTGACTTGGGTGGGCAAGGCTGGCTTATAAATGAAGTAAATCGACAACTTTCACCAAAAAAAGTGGGAACAGACTTAACGTTTGAAGATCTTGCTAAAATAACAAGAATCATTTTGCCGAATAAAAATCTCACTGGAGAGGTTCCACCAGAAATCAAAAATTTAGTCTCACTACAGGACTTGCTTTTATATAGTAATAAATTGACGGGGACTATCCCGGCGGAACTCGGGGAGCTAAAAAAACTTAAAACACTTCGATTAGATTATAATCAACTAACAGGAACCGTTCCAGAAGGGCTTGGGAATATTAGTTTCATTCAACTACAAATGAATAAACTTGTTGGACAATTACCTCTAAGTTTATATGAAAACAGAACAGGATCAAATGAGGTCAATGTTTCTGGAAATCAAGTAACCATTGACGGAACAACAAATGTACCAAGCGTTTATTCTGCTTATACTTTTGTTTATCCATACCCATACTCTGAATATAGCGGGAAAATAAAAGCCCTTCACCCTTATATTTATAATTTGGATAATAGCATGAATTTTACTCCATTCTTAAAGGGCAGTGCGACTTTTATTGATTTACAGGCGGCAAATATGTTTGATTCTGCTCTATTTGCTGGACATCATGTGACAATTACAGATGAGGGGAATTTGAAAGTACTATACGACGGAGAACTTACAGAAGATGTTAGTATTCCGCTTTCTGGTTGGAATTCGGGTTCTCATAGACTTAGCGTTGTACTTGATAAAGCATTTAATAATCCTCAAAATAAAGTGGAAATCTTGTTAAATCTTTTAGCCGTGCAAGGGGAAGATGTCACAGTTGAATATGTGAACGAAAATGGAGAATCGATTCATGCTTCCCAATTAATCAGTGGAAACGTTGGGGATGAATATGATGCAACAATAGAAGAATATAAATTAGCAATTGATAAATACACACTAGATGAGTCTAAATTACCTGCCAATGCTGTTGGAACTTTTTCTAATGAAGCGAAAACGGTGACCTATGTATATAACAAAATAGACGGAGCGCCAATAACTGTAAAATATCTTGATGAAAATGGAACGGAGATAGCAGAAGCAGATACATTAACTGGAAAAATAGATGCTCCTTATGAAACAACACCAAAAGAAATTTCTGGTTGGGTTGTAGATGAAAACAAACTTCCAACGAATAAAACAGGGGATTTTACAGCAGATAGTCAAAATGTCACTTATACGTACAAAACCAATCAAACAAAAATAACCGCACATGATTCTACTATATACGTAGACGATGCTTGGAATGCGAAAGACAATTTCGACACAGCTTATGATAAATATGGCAATGAAGTACCATTTGACAAGGTTAGCGCAGAAGGAACAGTAAATACCTCCAAACCGGGCGTTTACTCTGTGAAATATATTTATGATGGAGCAGAAACAGTAATTAAAGTCACTGTGAAAGCGAAAGATGTTCCAGTTGAACCAACAAACCTGATTGACCCAACAAATCCGGTTGAGCCAGCGCATTCTCCAGCAGTCACTCCAAGTCAATCGTCCAATTCAGCAGTAAAATTAATCTCTGTTCCAAGTGAGCGAGGAGAGTGGAAGCTTCCGACAACAGGCGATGATAGGTTTGATAGCATTCTCTATATTGGAGCAGGCATAGCGGTCATTTTCGCAGCGATTAGTTTACTGAGAAAAAGAAAAATTCATTTATAATCCAACGAGTCCTTA from the Listeria seeligeri serovar 1/2b str. SLCC3954 genome contains:
- a CDS encoding MucBP domain-containing protein — translated: MKKSFIFLLILATCFSFHLNTSMAFDGENTISTNEKIDVVTEADLGGQGWLINEVNRQLSPKKVGTDLTFEDLAKITRIILPNKNLTGEVPPEIKNLVSLQDLLLYSNKLTGTIPAELGELKKLKTLRLDYNQLTGTVPEGLGNISFIQLQMNKLVGQLPLSLYENRTGSNEVNVSGNQVTIDGTTNVPSVYSAYTFVYPYPYSEYSGKIKALHPYIYNLDNSMNFTPFLKGSATFIDLQAANMFDSALFAGHHVTITDEGNLKVLYDGELTEDVSIPLSGWNSGSHRLSVVLDKAFNNPQNKVEILLNLLAVQGEDVTVEYVNENGESIHASQLISGNVGDEYDATIEEYKLAIDKYTLDESKLPANAVGTFSNEAKTVTYVYNKIDGAPITVKYLDENGTEIAEADTLTGKIDAPYETTPKEISGWVVDENKLPTNKTGDFTADSQNVTYTYKTNQTKITAHDSTIYVDDAWNAKDNFDTAYDKYGNEVPFDKVSAEGTVNTSKPGVYSVKYIYDGAETVIKVTVKAKDVPVEPTNLIDPTNPVEPAHSPAVTPSQSSNSAVKLISVPSERGEWKLPTTGDDRFDSILYIGAGIAVIFAAISLLRKRKIHL